The following coding sequences lie in one Paracidovorax avenae genomic window:
- a CDS encoding TatD family hydrolase — MFTDSHCHLSFPELSAQLPAIRQAMDEARVTRALCICTTMEEFGDVHALALAHDNFWSTVGVHPDNEGVTEPSVQDLLERAALPRVIAIGETGLDYYGMENRKGGRSIADLEWQRERFRTHIRAARACGKPLVIHTRSASDDTLAILREEGEDGAGNRAGGVFHCFTETAEVARAALDLGYYISFSGILTFKNAQPLRDVAAFVPLDRMLIETDSPYLAPVPYRGKTNNPSYVPFVAQQIAALRGMQAEAVGEATSRNFDTLFFRKDAP, encoded by the coding sequence ATGTTCACCGATTCGCACTGCCACCTGAGCTTTCCCGAACTGTCCGCGCAACTGCCCGCCATCCGCCAGGCCATGGACGAGGCGCGTGTCACCCGCGCGCTGTGCATCTGCACCACCATGGAGGAGTTCGGCGACGTGCATGCGCTCGCGCTCGCCCACGACAACTTCTGGAGCACGGTGGGCGTGCACCCCGACAACGAGGGCGTCACCGAGCCGTCGGTGCAGGACCTGCTGGAACGCGCGGCGCTGCCCCGGGTCATCGCCATCGGCGAGACGGGGCTGGACTACTACGGCATGGAAAACCGCAAGGGCGGCCGCAGCATCGCCGACCTGGAGTGGCAGCGCGAGCGCTTCCGCACCCACATCCGCGCCGCCCGGGCCTGCGGCAAGCCGCTGGTGATCCATACCCGCAGCGCTTCCGACGACACCCTCGCCATCCTCCGGGAAGAGGGCGAGGACGGCGCGGGCAACCGCGCGGGCGGCGTCTTCCACTGTTTCACCGAGACGGCCGAGGTGGCGCGCGCGGCGCTGGACCTCGGCTACTACATCTCGTTCTCGGGCATCCTCACCTTCAAGAATGCCCAGCCGCTGCGCGACGTGGCGGCCTTCGTGCCGCTCGACCGCATGCTCATCGAGACCGACAGCCCCTACCTCGCGCCCGTGCCCTACCGGGGCAAGACCAACAACCCGTCCTACGTGCCCTTCGTGGCGCAGCAGATCGCGGCGCTTAGGGGCATGCAGGCCGAGGCCGTGGGCGAGGCCACGAGCCGGAATTTCGACACGCTCTTTTTCCGAAAGGATGCTCCATGA
- a CDS encoding ankyrin repeat domain-containing protein — protein sequence MTQLRHLSRRLFVSAAALAGAGLCAACAHAGAYDDFFTAIVRDQGDDITALVRRGFDPNTRNPKGDVGLTLALQQGSMRAFDALMAAPGIKVETRNSKDESPLMIACLRGQVAAVRALIAKDGDVNKTGWTPLHYAASGTTDQQLEITRLLIDQSAYIDAESPNGTTPLMMAVSYGRADVARFLVEQGADPTIKNQLGLTAADFARRAARQDMVDLVAQALQRRQPNRGKW from the coding sequence ATGACGCAGCTTCGCCACCTGTCGCGGCGCCTGTTCGTCTCCGCCGCTGCGCTGGCCGGCGCGGGCCTGTGTGCCGCCTGCGCGCACGCAGGCGCCTATGACGATTTCTTCACCGCCATCGTGCGCGACCAGGGCGACGACATCACCGCGCTCGTGCGGCGCGGGTTCGATCCCAACACGCGCAACCCGAAGGGCGACGTCGGCCTTACGCTGGCCCTGCAGCAGGGCTCGATGCGGGCGTTCGACGCGCTCATGGCCGCGCCCGGCATCAAGGTGGAAACGCGCAACTCCAAGGACGAGAGCCCGCTCATGATCGCCTGCCTGCGCGGGCAGGTCGCCGCCGTGCGCGCGCTCATCGCCAAGGATGGCGACGTCAACAAGACCGGCTGGACCCCGCTGCACTATGCCGCTTCCGGCACCACCGACCAGCAGCTGGAAATCACCCGCCTGCTCATCGACCAGAGCGCCTACATCGACGCCGAGTCCCCCAACGGCACCACGCCGCTCATGATGGCCGTGAGCTATGGCCGGGCCGACGTGGCGCGCTTCCTGGTGGAGCAGGGCGCGGACCCCACCATCAAGAACCAGCTCGGCCTCACCGCCGCGGACTTCGCCCGGCGCGCTGCGCGGCAGGACATGGTGGACCTCGTCGCGCAGGCCCTGCAGCGCCGCCAGCCCAACCGCGGCAAGTGGTGA
- the msbA gene encoding lipid A export permease/ATP-binding protein MsbA: MQASAPQGSPATDTAAAPASAPPSLFTRLRRMSSYFGGQRLAWSLAVLATVVAAVTEPLIPALLKPLLDQGFTEGSLKLWLVPVAVMGVFFIRGLAQFGGQYALARIANEGMLKLRETLFERLLSAEMALFSRQSASTLSNTVVYEVQNGATQLVQALLGISRDGFTLVALLVYLLYLNWQLTLIVAFLVPGVAWIMKTLSRRLYQITKSSQEATDQLAYVVEENVLAHRMVRLHSAQPGQARRFGVLSQSLRRLAIKATIASAAMTPLTQLLAAAALSAVICVALWQSHIGQTREVTVGGFAAFMAAMLMLIAPIRRLADVANPLTRGVAALERGLVLLESAPAESGGQHAPKERAQGALELEGVTVAFGAEQAPALDRLHLSVRPGEVVALVGPSGAGKTTLVNLLPRFLQPTEGRVLLDGRPLEEWNLSALRSQFAMVSQDVVMFNDTVAANVALGADVDEARVQACLEAANLSAHVASMPQGMHTLVGHNAVQLSGGQRQRLAIARALYKDAPILILDEATSALDTESERLVQDALQRLMRGRTTLVIAHRLSTIEHADRVVVMERGRIVEQGTDAELQARGGLYARLKGSALAGG; encoded by the coding sequence ATGCAAGCCTCCGCCCCCCAGGGATCCCCCGCGACGGACACCGCCGCGGCTCCCGCATCCGCCCCCCCTTCCCTGTTCACGCGCCTGCGGCGCATGTCCTCGTACTTCGGGGGACAGCGCCTCGCCTGGTCGCTGGCGGTGCTGGCCACCGTGGTGGCCGCGGTGACAGAGCCGCTGATCCCCGCGCTGCTCAAGCCCTTGCTCGACCAGGGCTTCACGGAAGGCTCGCTCAAGCTCTGGCTGGTGCCGGTGGCCGTCATGGGGGTGTTCTTCATACGCGGTCTCGCGCAGTTCGGCGGGCAGTACGCCCTGGCCCGCATCGCCAACGAAGGCATGCTGAAGCTGCGCGAGACGCTGTTCGAGCGCCTGCTGTCGGCGGAGATGGCGCTGTTTTCCCGCCAGTCGGCGAGCACCCTGTCGAACACGGTGGTGTACGAAGTGCAGAACGGCGCCACGCAGCTGGTGCAGGCGCTGCTGGGCATTTCGCGCGATGGCTTCACGCTGGTGGCGCTGCTGGTGTACCTGCTCTACCTGAACTGGCAGCTGACGCTCATCGTCGCGTTCCTGGTGCCCGGCGTGGCCTGGATCATGAAGACGCTGTCGCGCCGCCTCTACCAGATCACCAAGAGCAGCCAGGAGGCGACGGACCAGCTCGCCTACGTGGTGGAGGAAAACGTGCTGGCCCACCGCATGGTGCGGCTGCACAGCGCGCAGCCCGGGCAGGCGCGCCGCTTCGGGGTGCTCAGCCAGAGCCTGCGGCGCCTGGCGATCAAGGCCACGATCGCCTCGGCCGCGATGACTCCGCTGACGCAATTGCTGGCCGCGGCGGCCCTGTCGGCCGTGATCTGCGTGGCGCTCTGGCAGAGCCACATCGGACAGACGCGGGAAGTGACCGTGGGCGGCTTCGCGGCCTTCATGGCGGCGATGCTGATGCTGATCGCGCCCATCCGCCGGCTGGCGGACGTGGCCAACCCGCTGACGCGCGGCGTCGCCGCGCTGGAGCGCGGCCTGGTACTGCTGGAAAGCGCACCGGCCGAGTCGGGCGGCCAGCACGCGCCGAAGGAGCGGGCACAGGGAGCGCTGGAGCTCGAGGGCGTGACGGTGGCTTTCGGTGCCGAGCAGGCGCCCGCGCTGGACCGGCTGCACCTGTCGGTGCGGCCCGGCGAGGTCGTCGCGCTGGTGGGTCCCTCGGGCGCCGGCAAGACCACGCTGGTGAACCTGCTGCCGCGCTTCCTGCAGCCCACCGAGGGACGCGTGCTGCTCGACGGCCGGCCCCTGGAGGAATGGAACCTGTCCGCGCTGCGCTCGCAGTTCGCCATGGTGAGCCAGGACGTGGTGATGTTCAACGACACCGTGGCGGCCAACGTGGCCCTGGGCGCGGACGTGGACGAGGCACGCGTGCAGGCCTGCCTGGAAGCGGCCAACCTGTCGGCGCACGTGGCGTCGATGCCCCAGGGCATGCACACGCTGGTGGGCCACAACGCCGTTCAGCTCTCCGGCGGCCAGCGCCAGCGCCTGGCGATCGCGCGGGCACTCTACAAGGATGCGCCGATCCTGATCCTGGACGAGGCCACCTCGGCCCTCGACACCGAATCCGAGCGGCTGGTGCAGGATGCCCTGCAGCGCCTCATGCGCGGGCGCACCACGCTGGTGATCGCGCACCGTCTCTCCACCATCGAGCATGCCGACCGGGTGGTGGTGATGGAGCGCGGCCGCATCGTGGAACAGGGCACGGATGCCGAACTGCAGGCGCGCGGCGGGCTCTATGCGCGCCTGAAGGGCTCCGCCCTCGCGGGCGGCTGA